The genome window AGCAACACGGCGAGCTCGTTGTTGCCGTGGGTGCCGCGCAGTTCAGTCTCAAGGTGAGCCGTGAACATGCTGCGGTTGGGCAGCCCCGTGAGTTCGTCGTTAAACGCCTGGAAGGTAATCCGTGCTTCGAGCCGCTTGCGTTCGGTGATATCGCGGACAAACCAATACATGCCCGCGTAGGCGCCCTCTTCGTCGCGCTGCGGAATCGCGGTCACTTCGAGCATTGCGTGCGAGCTATCGCGGCGGATGCATTCGGTATCAAATTGGGTCTTCGCGTTTTCGGCGATTGACTTCTCGAGCTCGTGGTAAACGCGATCGAGGTCCGAGAAGCTCATCATCTGCTCCCAGTTCTGGCCGATGATTTCGTCGGGAACGAAGCCGAGCATCGCGGCAAACGTGGTGTTTGCCTCGAGGATTTTGCCCGTCGGATTGAATCGCGCGATGCCTTCCACGGCGTTTTCCAAAACCGAGTTTAGTTCGCCGAGCCGCGCGGTGCGCTCTTCCACCACGGTCTCCAAGTTTTCGTTGGCCTGGCGCAGGAGTTCTTCGCGCCGCTCGATCTCGCGCTGAGCGGCAGCCTGCCGCTCCAGCATCTTGTTCACCTGCGTGGCGAGCCAGCCGATCTCGTCGGTGCTATCCACGCCCACGCGCTTGTCAACTCGCTCGCCGACGTTCTGCACGTCGGAAGTAAAGGTTTCCAGCCGGCGCAGAACGGTGCGGCTGATATACATCCAAAACATGAGCCCGACGGCGATGGTGGTCACCGACACCGAGAAGATCAGCGCAGTGATGTTGTCCTTACCCTCCGAGAGAATCGTTTGCGGAACCTTGGTATCCAACGTTGCGAAGGTGCGCGATGAGAAATTGATGAGTGGCACCGAGATTTTCAGAATGCCATCTTGCAGCTTGGTCACCGCGGCCGAGGAGGTGCCGGCTACGTTTTCGAAGTTAACGTCGAGCGCCGAATTCAGATTGTTCAACCGACCAAGATCGCCGAGGTGCGTGTTGTTGAGCACTTGCACCGTCGCCAGGAATCCAGACTTGCCGCTGGTTTGCGACTTCCACGGCACCAGCGAAACCAGTCCGACCAGGCTGTCGCCCACCGAAAGCGCCTTGCCCCACCCGCGTTTCAGCACCGGGCTTAGCCGAATCTGCTCCTGAAGCTCAGCCGCTTTGACCCATTGGCGGGCCTTTAGCGAGATCGGGAGAAGCGTGTTGTCGCTGCGAGTGCTGGTAAAGGGTCGTCCGGCGGACTGCAGTATTGAGCCGTGCGAATCGATGATGACCGCGCCGTGAAACGCGCTCGCCGAATCGGTTTTGCTAAACACCTGAGCCAAGGGCCGGGTTCGGCACGATACGCTGAGGGCCTCCGCCGCAGCCGTCAGGGCCTCCAGCCGAACCTGCAACACTTTTTCGATTCGGTCGCCGGTGCGCAATGCGTTCCGGTTCTCCAAACTATCGTAACCGCTCAGCAGCACGAACCGCGAGATAAGGCCGATCATGCCGACCAACAGAATGACAAGCAGGCCGACGCCCAGTATGAACTGAGTTCTTAGTTTTTTGCTCCGGCTTACTTGGGTTACCATGGCTCTCGGTTCCATGTCGGCTGTTTTGACCCTAAACCGCAGGGGCACCTTGAGCTTTTCCGGTAACATAACCTTTCCTTCATGCTCAAGATTTCGGACATTAACGTTTACTACGGGGCGATCCACGCCCTAAAAGGCGTCAGCATGGAGGTCGAAAAGGGCGAGATCGTCTCCATCATCGGCTCCAACGGAGCCGGCAAGAGCACCCTCCTCCGCACCATCTCGGGCTTGCTCAAGCCTCGCAATGGCTCAATCCAGTTTTTGGGCGATGATATTGGCGGCATGCGAGCCGACCTGATCGTGAAAGCCGGGATCGGTCAGAGTCCCGAAGGTCGCCGAATCTTTACGAACATGAGCGTGCAGGAAAACCTGCAACTCGGAGCCTTCATTCGGCGCGACGCCGCGGGCATTGCCGAGGATGTCGAAAAGGTGCTCGGCCTGTTTCCGCGGCTACAAGAGCGGTACAAGCAAAACGCCGGGACCCTCAGTGGCGGCGAGCAGCAGATGCTGGCCATTGGCCGCGCCATGATGAGTCGCCCGCAGTTGCTGCTTTTGGATGAACCCAGCATGGGCCTCGCGCCGAACTTGGTGGCCGAGATTTTCCGGATCATCCTCAACATCAGTGCCACCGGCGTGACCGTTCTCGTGGTCGAGCAAAACGCGCACCGCGCCCTCGAAATTGCGAATCGGGCCTACGTTCTGGAGACCGGCAGCATGGTGCTGAGCGGCATGGGCAAGGATCTCCTAGACGATCCGCGGGTGAGAGAAGCGTATTTGGGTGGCTAGTTCGCCGATGGACCTGTCCACGCTGCGCTACGAAACCCTGCGCGAAGAACATATCGAATCGGTGCTCGCCATTGAGAAAGCGGGGCAATCTGCGCCGTGGTCCGCGGCCTCCTTCCGCAACGAAATCAACCACAAGCACGCCGTGTTTTTGGTCGCCTTTCTCGGCGGCGAGATTGTCGGCTACGTCGGTGTTTGGCTCTTGGTTGATGAGGCGCACATCACCACCGTCATGGTTCGCGACGATCACCGTCGCCAGGGTCTCGGCGATCGTCTCGTCCGGGAGGCCCTCACCCGAGCCCGCGAAAAAGGCATGACCGACGCCACGCTCGAAGTTCGAGCCGGCAATATCGCCGCGCTGAAGCTCTACGAGCGGCTGGGATTTCTTAATGTCGCTGTGCGCAAGCGCTACTACCCGGACAACCAAGAGGACGCAGTGGTGATGTGGCTCTACAACCTCGCCGAGGCTAAGCTGTGAAACTGCTCGACGGCTTGGTGCTTGGCATTGAAAGCAGTTGCGACGAAACGAGCGTGGCGATTCTCGATGGGTTCAACGTGCGCGCTAACATCGTGGCGAGCCAAATCGCAATGCACCAGCAGTGGGGTGGAGTGGTTCCCGAGGCCGCAGCCCGCGCCCACGTGCAAAGCATGATTCCATGCATCGCCTCGGCCCTGCAAGCCGCGGGAGCCTCGATCGCTGACGTGCGCGGAATCGCTGTCACGAACCGCCCGGGCTTGGTCGGCGCGCTTTCGGTCGGCGTCACCGCGGCCAAGGCCCTAAGCGTCGCGCAAGGCGTTCCGCTGGTGGGAGTCCACCACTTGGAGGGGCACTTGATGAGCGCCCACTTTGCCGCCACGCGGCCTGAGTTTCCGCACGTCGCGCTGATCGTGAGCGGCGGTCACACCGAAATCGTGCTCGTGCGGGCCCCGGGCGACTACGAGATTTTCGGCGAGACCATTGACGACGCGGCGGGCGAAGCGTTCGACAAGTGCGCCCGACTGCTCGGCATCCCGTATCCTGGCGGACGTGGCTTGCAGGAACTCGCGGCAACGGGCAATTCGCGCGCGTTCGACCTGCCGCGTAGCCTGCCCAAAGACCCGTTCAACTTCAGCTTTAGCGGTCTCAAAACGGCCGCCCTCCGCTTGATTGAGCGCGAAGGGCCGGGCATCAATCGGCACGACGCGGCGGCTAGCATTCAGGCCGCCATCGTGGATGTGCTTGTGAAAAAGGTCATGCACGCGTTACGCGAGATCGGCGACGTGTGGGGCCTGACTTTGGTGGGCGGCGTGGCCGCCAACAGCGAGCTGCGCTCGCGACTTGCCGACAAGTGCCAGCAATCTGGCTTCGGGTTTGCGACGCCGCCGATGGAGTTTTGCACCGACAACGCGGCCATGATCGCGCTCGCGGGATCGTGGCGCTTGGCTCAGGGGCAGGCCGACGACTCTTCGCTGGACGTGTTTCCAAACGCCGAGCTACCATCCTCGACGCACCAAAACCAGTCGTAATCGCCGCCGGTTTCTTCTTCGATCGGAGCGCAACTCTCAAAAATCGTCTCCCAGCGTTCTTCAAATTCCGCTTGGTCGCGCACGATGCGGTCGTAGCTTTCGCCGCTCACCGGCGGGTAACGCTCGCCCGATTTCTTGAGAATCTCGCGCATCGCTTTCGCCTTGGTTTTCTCGAGCGCGTCGGAGAACTCGCCGCCCTCGGGGAACCGAAACATCATCTCGGTGGCCTCGGGAAGGGCGCACACAATGATCAGGTCAAACCCTTTGCTGGTGAGTTTCATCAGCCGGAAATAGAGGATCTTCAGCTCGTCATCGGTCAGTGGCCGCCGCGAGTTGAACGTGACGTAATACACCACGTCGTCGGCGCGCCAGTGGGGCAGGTGGCCGCGCCAAAGATTGAAGTTCTTCCAGCGGCCCATCGCTTAGTATCCGTCGGGGTGCGTCTGCCGCCACGCCCAAGCGTGCTCTACCATCGTGTCGAGGTCGGGGTACTTCGGCGTCCAGCCGAACTCCTTACGAATCGCCTCGCTGCTGGCAATTAAGCGCGCCGGGTCGCCATCGCGACGCGGGCCGTCTTGGTTGGGCACCGGCATGCCGGTGATGCGGGCGACGGCGTCAATCACTTCGCGCACGCTGAAGCCGTTGCCGTTGCCCAAGTTGAACTGGCGGCTCTCACCGCCCGCGCGCAAGTGCTTGGTCGCCAGAATGTGGGCCGCGGCGAGGTCCATCACGTGCACGTAGTCGCGCAGGCAGGTGCCGTCGGGCGTATCCCAATCCGTGCCGAACACGGTGAGGGGCGGCACCTTGCCCATGGCCGCCAAAATCGTTCGCGGAATGAGGTGCGTTTCCGGATTGTGGTTCTCACCGATCACGCCCTCGGGGTCGGAACCGGCGGCGTTAAAGTAGCGCAAAGCCACCGATTTGAGGCCGTACGCGCGGTCGTAACTTTGAATCATGCGCTCGACGTTCCACTTCGTTTCGCCGTACGGACTGGTCGGGTCCTTGGGGTGCTTCTCATCGATCGGCACGTACTGCGGTTCGCCATACACAGCGGCGGTCGAGCTGAACACGAACTTGCTGACGCCATGCGCTCGCATCGCATCAAGTAGGGTCATCACGCCATACAGATTGTTGCGGTAGTAGCGCGCGGGCTCTTTGGTGCTCTCGCCGACCTCGATGTACGCCGCGAAGTGCATCACCACATCAATGTCGTTTTCGGCAAACACCTGATCCAGCGAGCTCGGGTTGGTGATATCGCCCTCGAACAGCTGCGAGCCTTGTGTCGCGGGGCGGAAGCCCTTCTCCAGCGAGTCGAAAATGAGGTGGGGAATGCCCTCGGCGCGCAGCGCTTTGCACACGTGCGACCCGACGAAACCGGCGCCGCCAACTACAAGAATCATAGGCCTCAAGATACCCGTGCGGTTACGACCGTGGTCCAATGATGCCGAGCTAGTACCGTGACTTCATCAAATCCCGCTTCCGTGAGACCTTCCAAATACGCAGCACACGAAGAAATGTTAAATTTTTGGTCAAAAACTTGGCGTTCGTTTTCAATGAAGGCGGGAGGCAAACCGTTCTCCGTGAGCATGTGAATCCAGGCATCGCGGTCGGCGGGCACATCGTCACTGCAAAAGTCGGCGGTCATCAACACGCTGCCGGTCGCAAGGTGTCGCCGGATTGAACGCCACAACCGCACCTTGTCGGCCAAAAAGTGCCCCACCAGCAGGCAAGTTGCGCCATCGAACTCGTCATCCGGGGCTAAATTGTCTACTTCACCCCATAGAAGTTGCACAGAACGATCGCCACCAAAGCGTTCTCGGGCTACGTCCAGCATCGCTTGGGCCGGATCAACGCCGACAATCCGCCGGCCCTCGCCACGCAGCACGTCGATCTCCCGACCAGTCCCGCAACCGACCACGAGCAGACGCGTTGCACTAGGAAAAAGAGAAGGAATTGCCGCTAAAACTTCTTGATATCCCGGCACCAGCCGAGGCGCTGTTTCATCGTAACGAGCCGCGACCGCGGCGCTGCCAAAGGAAAATTGCGGCGATTCCATGCATAAACATGTTACGCATCCCAGGGTTGGTCGTGTATAAAGAGGTATGCGAGCTAAAACCGTTTTCCTGCTCACCGCTGTCGCAAGCCTCGTCTTCGCCCAAACAGCACCACCCGCCGCGCAAAAAGCACCCACGCTGGAAGAGCGCATTGCTGAATTCAACAAGGCCAACATGGGCAAGCCGATGGCTGACTTCACGATGTCAACTATCTCCGACAACAAACTCACCAACAAGGACCTGATGGGCAAGATCGTGGTCATTGATTTCTGGGCAACCTGGTGCGGCCCGTGCAAGGCCGCCGCGCCGAAGATCAACGCTATGCATAAGGAACTCGCGAGCGAAGGTGTGGTGTTCATCGGCGCCAATGCCGGCGAACGCGACAAGGACGGCAAGCGAGTGCAAACCAAGGAAAATGCGGTTGCCTACCAAGCCGAGCACAAGTACGAATACACATTCACCTACGGCAACGATGACCTGATGAAGAAGCTGAAGGCACCGGCTTACCCGAGCTTCCTGATCATCGACCGCAAGGGCGTGGTGCGCGAAACCATGGTTGGCTTCAACGAAGCCAAGATGCGCCAAGCCTTGAAGGAACTGATGGCCGAGCCGAACTAGTTTAGTTCGTCGCCCACCATATCAAACGAACCCGCGAGGATCGCATAGTCGGCAATGTCGACGATGAGATCCTCGTTGAGGTCTGCGCCACTCACAAACGCGGCGTCGCCGAGCGCGGCATCAAACGCCCCCGCCAGCACCGAGTAGTCGGCGATATCCACGATGTTGTCGCCGTTTACGTCGCCATTCCGCAGGCTCATCGGCACCTCGGGCACGTCGCTCGTCCCGGCCGCCACGCTCACCACGCGCCGGAGCCAGTGCTCGTGCTTCACCGCCACGCGGTAGGCGTCGTCGCCGGGCAAAGCCAAAGCAAACTTGCCCGAGCCGTTGGCGCGCGCCTGAACTGTGCTCAAAATCTGCCCGTTGGCGTCGGCAATTTCAAAAGTAAACAGGCGAGCCGGGCCAAAGTGGCTGTTGAGCAGGGCGATATCGCCAAAGAACACCCGTTTCGGGCTGCCAATAAACTCCATCGCGCGGCGGTCGTCTTGGTCCACATCGGCGTCGCCGTCAAAGTTCATCAAGTTGGGGCTGCTCGCGCCGGTGCTGGGCCCGGTGAACACCTGATCAAAGATTGCGCGGTCGCCATCCGTGAGCATTCCGCGCGCACCCAAGCGATTCTCCGCGATCGCTTGTCGCAGGCGTTGGTTGTCCAGAGTCGTGAGTTGCCCGTCGGAATTCCAATCCGCGCGCCCCGAATAGGCCACCGGCGAACCTGAATACAGGCCGCGGAATACTGTCCAGTCACGGAAATCAACTTCGCCATCGCCGTTGAGATCGGCGCGTTGCGGCATGGCGTTGGCGTTCAGCCAAGTCTTGGTGGACGTCTGCTCGGTCGGCGAGGCAAACCACGACCCATCGAAGACGATCCAACTCTCGATGCCTCGCGCCTTCACGGTCGCCAGTTGCGAGGTCAGCGCCGGGTGTGTGGCCCCTCCGGTGATCGCGAGGCCCGCCCAAATCGGACGGCCCGAGGCCGAGTTTTGAGTGGTCTGCAAATCGGTGTTGATGGAAGCGGTTGTCGAACCGTAGGCCATGGGCACAATCGCTTCCAAGTAGCCTTGAGCGGCCATTGTCGGCCAATCTTGGCACTTGGCCACCTGGGCGCTGCTGCTCATCGCCGAGGCGAAAATCGCGCCCGAGAACGTGAGGTCCGAGTTCACCGCGATGATGCCCTGGCGCATCTGGTTGGCGGCTTCGGCAATGCGCGCTCGCCGCCACGCCAAAAAGTTGGCGTACTGCCCCTGCGAGGTCCGCGCCGCCTGCGTACTCAGGGTGACGCTCGAACCAATAAACGTCGAGAACAGACTTTGCGAAGTGGTGTCGTAGCTCCACGGGCTGGGGAAGTTGTCGCTGGTGCTATTGTCGAGCGGGAATCGGTGGTAGTCAGTTTGGATTCCCCAAAGGCCGGCGTAAGCCGCTAGTTCGCCCGTATAGGCGCGAAGCTTGGCTTGCACTCCCGGCAGAGTAAGGTTGGCGAACACTTGCAACGCTTGGTCGCCGCCCGTCGCGTTTGTCGCCACGTTCCACACGCGGTATTCCGGGTTGGCGGTGAAGTTGTATCCCCCCGTTGTGTCGTACTGCCAGTAGGAAGTCTCGAGCCACGCATGCAGCCGCAAGCCGTAGCGAGTCGCAATCGGGATCGCCTGAGCCAGGTAGTCGGTTCCTGGATAGCGTTGGTTAAAGGTCCCCGCCGCCCCAATCGTGACGCCGTGGTAGAAAGTCTCCAGGAACACGTCGGTGATCCCCGCCGCCCGCAGGTTCGCAAAAGCGATTTCCAGCCCGATCGTGCTGCCATCTCCGCGAAGCCAAGCTCCGCGCACCGGACGCGAATCCAGGTACTGAGCCGGGGCGATTTGGATCAGGGCCAGGGTAAGCAGCCCGGCGAGCTTCTTCATGGCAAAAGTGTAGCGGAAAAGTGAGGCGAGTCCGGCTAGTAAACTTACGGAGATGCTGAACCTGCCGCGAATCATGATGGTCCTCACCGTGGCCTGCGGTCTCGGGCTGGTGGCGAGCTACTTCACCGCCGGCAACGTCGCCGTCATGGTCAGCATTGCCTGCGGGTCGGTGTTCGCGGTCAAGACGATGCTCGAATCGCTGCGAGCCCGCCAACTCGATGTCAACCTGTTGATGGTGCTGGCCGCCATTGGCGCGGTGCTCGTGGGGCAGCCGCGCGAGGCCGCGGTGTTGCTGTTTTTGTTCTCGTTGAGCAGCGCGCTGGAGGAGATGGCGATGGCGAAAACCGAGGCGGCCATCGGTGCGCTCGTGAAACTCCGGCCGGCCACGGCGTTGCGAGTTCAGGCCGATGGCACGCATGAGGTGCCTCTGGAAGAGGTGGCAGTCGGCGATGTGGTGCGCCTCAACCCGTTCTCCATTGTGCCGCTGGACGGCGTGTTGCTCGGCGAATCCAGCTTCAACGAGGCCGCGATCAGTGGCGAGAGCCAACCCGTGCACAAAATCGCTGGCGACAACGCCATCGCGGGCACGCAGAATCTGGGGACGCGGGCTGACGTTCGGGTCACGGCGGCGGCGGGCAACACGACCCTCGACCGAATTGTGCGGCTCGTCGAAGAGGCTCAGGAAAAGCCGACCAGCGGAGAGCGGATCAGCCGGTGGTTCGCCGCGACCTACACCGCCTTTGTGTTGGCGGTGGCGCTCATTTCGTTTGCGGTTCGTTTCTTTGGTTTGCATGAGACGGTGGCGCAAGCGGGCTACCATTCGCTAATTCTGCTCGTCGCCTTGAGCCCGTGCGCGTTGGTCATTTCGGCACCGGCCGCGGCGCTGAGCGCGCTCGCCTTCGCCGCTCGACGCGGGATATTGGTGCGCGGCGGGTTGGCTCTGGAACAGGCGGGAATGGTCACCGCCGTCAACCTGGACAAGACCGGCACGCTGACCACGGGCAAGTTCGACGTCGCCGAGGTGTGCGTGTTACACGAGCCGATCGTGGAGTGCTGGCGCCCCGGATCGCGCCCCAACGAGGCTGTGCTGGAGGTCTTGCGACTGGTCGCCTCCACCGAGAGCGCGAGCCAGCACCCGATCGCGGTAGCGATTCTCGACTTCGCGCGGCGCACCGCCGTCGAATGGCCCGAACCCCAAAATGTCGAGGTCGTACCCGGCAAGGGGCTACGCGCGGTGGTCGGCGGAATCAGCACGAAAGTCGGGCAGCTGAGCTTTTTTGAACCCGCCGAGCTTGGCCACGAACTCAATGAGCACGCCGCGGAAATGGGCGAGCGCGGGCTTACTGTCGTAGTTGTTTCCGCGGGCGACGTGCAGGCGGCGCTGGGTCTACGCGACACGCCGCGCGCGGACGCCCCCGAGCTTCTGTCCGGCTTCCGCAAGCTGGGCATTGGCCACATTCGGATGCTCACTGGCGACAACGCCAAAACCGCGCACGCCGTCGCGAAAGAACTCGGCCTCCAAGAATTTGAAGCGGGGATGACGCCTGAGCGCAAACACGAGCTGGTTCAACAACAGGTGCGGCAAGGCGAGATCGTGATGATGGTCGGCGACGGCGTGAACGACGCGCCCGCGCTCGCCGAGGCCCATGTCGGCGTCGCGATGGGCGGCCTCGGCAACGAAGTGGCGCTCGAAGTTGCCGACGTCGTGCTCGTGCAAGACCGCATTCAGCGGCTCCCGCTCTTGGTGGCGCTCGGGCGAAAAACGCGCGCCAACATCCGGTTCAATCTGTGGTTCGCGGGTGGCATGATTGCGGCCCTCACGCTCGGCTCGCTCGTGGGTTGGGTGCCGCTGTCGTGGGCCGTGCTCGGCCACGAAGGGAGCACCGCCTTGGTGGTTCTGAACGGTCTACGGCTGCTTGGAGGGGCGGGCGCCGAGCGCATGTTGGAGTAACCTACCGGCATGAGCGGAGTGTCCCGGCGTGGCTTTTTGGCGGCGACTGGCGTCGGACTGACCGCGACCTCCTTCGCCATGAGCAAGTCCCCGATTCTTCGTCCCGGCGACCAAGTGGCCGCCATCGGCCCCGCTGGTCGGCTGGAGCCCGACTTCATCCAAGCGCTGCTTGGCAACTTGCGGAGCCTTGGGCTAGAGCCGGTGCTCGGCCCCAATGCCGAGCGGCGGCATCAGTTCTTCGCCGGGACCGACGAGCAGCGGGCATCCGACCTGAATGAGGCGATTCGCAACCCCAAAATTCGGGCAATATCCTGTCTGCGCGGCGGGTGGGGTTGCGCCCGCATTCTGCCGCTCATTGATTGGTCCGCGTGGCGCGCCGACCCCAAGCCGGTCATCGGGTTTAGCGACATCACGGCCTTGCTGGTGGCGGCGATGGGCCACAAGGTTCCGCTCGGATTCCACGGCTCGCAAGCGCCGCCGCCCGAAAAGCCGCTGAGCACGGCTTCGTTCCGGCGAGCGCTGATGGAAACCGGGCCGTATCACATCTTTGCGTCGGGCGGCGAGTCGCCGCCGCTGGCGGTGGACCGGGCAAGTTCAGACCCCGTGCGGGGGCGGCTGATTGGCGGCAATCTCATGGTGCTCAACCAGCTCATCGGCACGGGCTATCTGCCGTCGTTCAAGGACAAGATTCTGTTTCTGGAGGACGTGAACGAGGCGCCCTATCGCATCGATCGCATGCTTACGCAAATGCACATGGCGGGCGTGTTCAAGGGCGTGCGCGCGGTGCTTTTGGGGCAGTTCACCAAGTGCGACGACCCCGATTCGACGGACGTGCCGACGGCCATGGAGGTGCTCCGCGAGCAGCTTGGCAAGCTCAATGTGCCGATCGTCAGCAACATCCAATTCGGCCACATTCGCGAGCAACTGATGTTGCCGGTCGGGGCCGAAGTGACGCTCAACACCGGATCGCAGCCCGAGCTGTGGTGGCACCGCTAGTCGCCTAAGACACGCTTGAGCGCGGCGATGATCTCTTCCGCGACCGCCTCGGGAGTTTTGCCGAAACTCTCCACGAGCACGGCGTCTTCGGCTTTGGTCAACGGCGAATCTTGGCGAGTGTAATCGCGGTGATCGCGGTCGGCGATCTGGCGGGTCAACTCCTCGTTCGAAAGGTCAATGCCTTTCTCCCGAAACTCCTCCAATCGGCGGTGCGCCCGCTCCTCCAAGCTGGCCGTGAGAAACACCTTTAGCGTGGCGTTGGGCGCGACCACGGTGGTCGTATCGCGACCTTCGAGAATCACGCCGCCAGCGGCGATCATCGCCTGCTGACGGCTCGCCATGATCGCGCGCACCGGCGAGTGAGCACTTAGCGCGCTAGCGAGTTCTCCCAT of Chthonomonas sp. contains these proteins:
- a CDS encoding heavy metal translocating P-type ATPase; this translates as MLNLPRIMMVLTVACGLGLVASYFTAGNVAVMVSIACGSVFAVKTMLESLRARQLDVNLLMVLAAIGAVLVGQPREAAVLLFLFSLSSALEEMAMAKTEAAIGALVKLRPATALRVQADGTHEVPLEEVAVGDVVRLNPFSIVPLDGVLLGESSFNEAAISGESQPVHKIAGDNAIAGTQNLGTRADVRVTAAAGNTTLDRIVRLVEEAQEKPTSGERISRWFAATYTAFVLAVALISFAVRFFGLHETVAQAGYHSLILLVALSPCALVISAPAAALSALAFAARRGILVRGGLALEQAGMVTAVNLDKTGTLTTGKFDVAEVCVLHEPIVECWRPGSRPNEAVLEVLRLVASTESASQHPIAVAILDFARRTAVEWPEPQNVEVVPGKGLRAVVGGISTKVGQLSFFEPAELGHELNEHAAEMGERGLTVVVVSAGDVQAALGLRDTPRADAPELLSGFRKLGIGHIRMLTGDNAKTAHAVAKELGLQEFEAGMTPERKHELVQQQVRQGEIVMMVGDGVNDAPALAEAHVGVAMGGLGNEVALEVADVVLVQDRIQRLPLLVALGRKTRANIRFNLWFAGGMIAALTLGSLVGWVPLSWAVLGHEGSTALVVLNGLRLLGGAGAERMLE
- a CDS encoding LD-carboxypeptidase, which translates into the protein MSGVSRRGFLAATGVGLTATSFAMSKSPILRPGDQVAAIGPAGRLEPDFIQALLGNLRSLGLEPVLGPNAERRHQFFAGTDEQRASDLNEAIRNPKIRAISCLRGGWGCARILPLIDWSAWRADPKPVIGFSDITALLVAAMGHKVPLGFHGSQAPPPEKPLSTASFRRALMETGPYHIFASGGESPPLAVDRASSDPVRGRLIGGNLMVLNQLIGTGYLPSFKDKILFLEDVNEAPYRIDRMLTQMHMAGVFKGVRAVLLGQFTKCDDPDSTDVPTAMEVLREQLGKLNVPIVSNIQFGHIREQLMLPVGAEVTLNTGSQPELWWHR
- a CDS encoding (d)CMP kinase produces the protein MRPVIAIDGPAGAGKSTVAKILAERLDLRYLDTGAMYRAVALLATRHGLGPEDGEAAARLAAPSEISFGEGTPQRVFLNGEDVTAAIRTPDMGELASALSAHSPVRAIMASRQQAMIAAGGVILEGRDTTTVVAPNATLKVFLTASLEERAHRRLEEFREKGIDLSNEELTRQIADRDHRDYTRQDSPLTKAEDAVLVESFGKTPEAVAEEIIAALKRVLGD